In Phoenix dactylifera cultivar Barhee BC4 unplaced genomic scaffold, palm_55x_up_171113_PBpolish2nd_filt_p 001125F, whole genome shotgun sequence, the following are encoded in one genomic region:
- the LOC103696868 gene encoding subtilisin-like protease SBT3, producing the protein MGNVGRPAATPLAIRSGHIEPNRALDPGLVCDASIDDYVRFLCAMKYISKQIKMITKIYSFDCSHASLDLNYPSFIAFFNRNKTVASDKVVREFQRMVTDVAHAMVSYNAKVVAMKGFAIRVMQEKLVFHEKYEKKSFALILVGEEP; encoded by the coding sequence ATGGGGAATGTTGGTCGGCCGGCGGCGACTCCGCTGGCTATCAGGTCCGGTCACATTGAGCCCAACAGGGCACTCGATCCTGGTCTTGTCTGTGATGCTAGCATCGACGATTATGTGAGATTCTTATGTGCCATGAAATATATCAGCAAGCAGATAAAGATGATCACCAAGATCTATTCTTTCGATTGCTCGCATGCATCTCTAGATCTTAATTATCCATCATTTATTGCATTCTTCAATCGTAACAAGACTGTTGCTAGCGATAAGGTTGTCCGAGAGTTCCAAAGGATGGTGACGGATGTGGCACATGCGATGGTGAGTTACAACGCCAAGGTGGTGGCTATGAAGGGGTTTGCAATCAGGGTCATGCAGGAGAAGTTAGTTTTTCACGAGAAGTATGAGAAGAAAAGTTTCGCTCTCATTCTGGTGGGCGAGGAGCCATAA